In a genomic window of Punica granatum isolate Tunisia-2019 chromosome 6, ASM765513v2, whole genome shotgun sequence:
- the LOC116210031 gene encoding thiamine pyrophosphokinase 1-like isoform X2 — MPGLFPHEDAVAVRNRYKPDVIKGDMDSVRTDVVDFYIKLGTKVVDASHDQDTTDLHKCVSFICDFTPDLEKSKLCILVAGALGGRFDHEVGNINVLCRFKDTRIILISDDCLIHLLPKAQNHEIHVLSSVVGPHCGLIPIGMPSRSTTTTGLQWDLSDTEMKFGGLVSTSNIAKGETVTVHSDSDLLWTISIKKSQDSSP, encoded by the exons ATGCCCGGCTTGTTCCCTCACGAAGACGCTGTTGCCGTCCGAAACCG GTACAAACCAGATGTTATCAAAGGTGACATGGATTCTGTTAGAACAGATGTGGTGGATTTTTACATCAAACTG GGAACTAAAGTTGTAGATGCATCTCATGATCAGGACACCACTGATTTGCACAAATGTGTGTCCTTCATCTGTGATTTCACTCCCGACCTAGAAAAATCTAAG TTATGTATCTTAGTTGCGGGAGCACTAGGTGGACGATTTGACCATGAGGTTGGAAATATCAATGTTCTATGCCGCTTCAAGGATACAAGAATAATCCTTATATCTGATGATTGCCTGATACATCTGCTTCCAAAAGCCCAGAATCATGAGATCCATGTTTTGTCATCTGTTGTGGGTCCACACTGCGGACTTATTCCAATTGGGATGCCATCTAGAAGTACTACAACAACCGGTCTCCAGTGGGATCTCA GCGATACAGAGATGAAGTTTGGAGGGTTAGTTAGTACATCAAACATTGCAAAGGGGGAGACTGTCACTGTGCATTCTGATTCTGATCTGCTTTGGACCATATCGATCAAAAAGTCCCAAGACAGTTCGCCGTAA
- the LOC116212197 gene encoding disease resistance protein RLM3-like, with protein MGKTSTQPLLALASPKWKYDVFVSFRGEDARKGFISHLFCAFELVDINHDHMVIPIFYDVEPSEVRKQEGEFGREMESYATMHGEANMAV; from the exons ATGGGCAAAACCTCAACCCAACCATTGCTAGCTTTGGCCTCGCCAAAGTGGAAGTACGATGTGTTCGTGAGCTTCAGGGGTGAAGACGCAAGGAAGGGCTTCATATCCCACCTCTTCTGTGCCTTTGAGCTAGTCGATATCA ACCACGATCACATGGTAATTCCGATCTTCTATGATGTGGAGCCATcagaagtccgaaagcaggaAGGAGAGTTCGGGAGAGAGATGGAGAGCTACGCAACCATGCATGGGGAGGCTAACATGGCCGTCTGA
- the LOC116211521 gene encoding jacalin-related lectin 4-like, with product MAGETSTQPPPASALPEWKYDVFVSFRGEDARKSFMSHLFRAFERAEISCYHDVDWDQRGRIVGPMLLEAIRGSRIAFVLFTTHYSNSRWCLDELVEIMNCDGQVYRDHGHMVVPIFFDVEPTDVRRQKGEFGRGLESSAAEQGEAKAAAWRAALDEAGNRSGWHLQNDTNGDESMLIEKIVGQISSLTAFANSHYFIKDAVGIDESARAVISLLDAGPSDDVRVIGLYGMKGIGKTTLARLVCSRIYNKFEGVSFLENIGDTKHQEIIKFQKTLLNDVLKINHLALDEHHWYHNASLMRDKLRNKKVLLVLDDVKQKNQVTLLAGGRGGLLGRGSRILITTKDESLLDGLKVHHKFIVSGLGPTESLQLFGRYAVHDGGDDLEEGCDCEELFKNLVHYAGGLPSAIKTLGTCLFGRKKDQWGKLLEQLERNPILDWIEAYSENTDSFLQPHESVVEPCGESGGTPYDDKAYKGIRQMEIVVFGPVIGSIRSDYDHGGSLVRSARHGGSHEGKTITVTLDYPDEFLTSISGCTNTDLSIIQSLSIHSNRRTYGPFGDENGKRFSFHDKQIKGKKILGFFGKCDPYVNSIGAYIGPISHPYPFRTIGPFGNQDGNSWNDGKHADIWQIDVVFDSEVESISIIYDNDGHGTIPITHGEKGGGKFYSVRLAYPYEYLRSISGYLREHLGRLILQSISFNSNRRKYGPFGREVGIPFSGPSTGGKIVGFYGSCNRHLESIGAYLEPVSHRHHVRIVGPFGGNGGGPWDEGRHTGLRQIIIRCGTVMDSIKCVYDDNGTSSDGSKHGAGRGPYSHTIELDCANEYITSISGYLGQLREMYLVHSLTFRSNKRVYGPYGQEKGSYFSSPPNIGKIVGLYGRSDSHLDCIGAYFAPVFDHLNPANTVGPFGGGSGDPWDDGKHTDVQQIFLSYGVIIDGICCVYDKGKKSAHHGDRGGCSYTIELDCPNEYLTSISGYTGNFRGNTVVRSLTFQSNKKTHGPFGHGGGTPFSFTTSTGKLVGFYGLSGRYINSIGAHVDHF from the exons ATGGCCGGGGAAACCTCGACCCAACCTCCGCCGGCTTCAGCCCTGCCCGAATGGAAGTATGATGTGTTCGTGAGCTTCAGGGGTGAAGATGCGAGGAAGAGCTTCATGTCCCACCTCTTCCGTGCCTTTGAGCGTGCCGAGATCAGCTGCTACCACGACGTCGACTGGGACCAACGCGGCCGCATCGTGGGACCGATGCTCTTGGAAGCGATCCGCGGCTCGAGGATTGCCTTTGTTCTCTTCACCACCCACTACTCCAACTCTAGGTGGTGCCTTGACGAGCTTGTCGAGATAATGAACTGTGACGGGCAGGTGTATAGAGACCATGGCCACATGGTGGTCCCAATCTTCTTTGACGTGGAGCCAACGGACGTCCGGAGGCAGAAAGGGGAGTTCGGGAGAGGGTTAGAGAGCAGTGCGGCCGAGCAAGGGGAGGCCAAGGCGGCTGCCTGGCGGGCTGCCCTCGATGAGGCAGGGAACCGATCGGGATGGCATTTACAGAATGACACCAACGG GGATGAATCAATGCTCATTGAGAAAATTGTGGGGCAAATCTCTAGCCTGACTGCCTTCGCGAATTCACACTACTTCATAAAAGATGCAGTCGGAATAGATGAAAGTGCACGCGCTGTGATTTCCTTGTTAGATGCCGGGCCATCTGATGATGTGCGTGTCATTGGTTTATATGGGATGAAAGGGATAGGAAAGACAACCTTGGCAAGACTTGTATGCAGCCGCATTTACAACAAATTTGAAGGCGTGAGTTTCTTGGAAAACATTGGAGATACAAAACATCAAGAAATTATTAAGTTCCAGAAGACGCTCCTCAACGATGTCTTGAAAATAAATCACTTGGCATTGGACGAGCATCATTGGTACCACAACGCTAGTCTGATGAGGGATAAGTTGCGCAATAAGAAGGTACTTCTCGTACTGGATGACGTGAAACAAAAGAATCAGGTTACATTACTTGCGGGTGGACGAGGAGGACTGCTTGGTCGCGGTAGTCGAATCTTAATAACCACGAAAGATGAGTCGCTGCTGGATGGTCTTAAAGTACACCACAAGTTCATAGTCTCAGGACTTGGTCCAACAGAATCATTGCAGCTCTTTGGTCGTTACGCGGTCCACGATGGAGGAGATGACCTGGAAGAAGGTTGTGATTGTGAAGAATTGTTCAAGAATCTCGTTCACTATGCAGGAGGGCTTCCATCAGCCATTAAAACTCTCGGCACTTGCCTTTTCgggagaaagaaagatcaatgGGGCAAGTTGTTGGAGCAGTTAGAACGAAATCCTATTCTAGATTGGATTGAGGCATATTCAGAAAATACGGACTCATTTCTCCAACCTCATGAATCCGTGGTTGAGCCATGCGGAGAAAGTGGCGGGACTCCTTATGACGATAAAGCCTATAAGGGTATAAGGCAGATGGAAATTGTTGTGTTCGGGCCAGTCATTGGTTCTATCCGCAGTGACTACGATCATGGTGGGTCTCTTGTACGTTCAGCTAGGCATGGTGGATCCCACGAAGGCAAAACTATTACG GTTACACTAGATTACCCGGATGAATTTTTGACTTCAATCTCAGGTTGTACAAATACAGATCTCAGCATTATCCAGTCCCTCTCGATCCACAGTAATCGGAGGACGTATGGACCATTTGGCGATGAAAATGGGAAACGTTTCTCTTTTCatgataaacaaattaagggtAAAAAGATACTCGGATTCTTCGGGAAGTGTGACCCCTATGTAAATTCTATTGGAGCATATATCGGGCCAATTTCACATCCTTATCCATTCAGAACCATAGGCCCGTTTGGTAACCAGGATGGAAATTCTTGGAACGATGGAAAGCATGCAGACATATGGCAGATCGATGTGGTCTTTGATTCAGAAGTTGAGTCTATCAGCATCATTTACGACAATGACGGTCACGGCACAATTCCCATCACCCACGGTGAAAAAGGAGGCGGCAAATTCTACTCG GTTAGGCTGGCCTATCCGTACGAGTACTTAAGATCGATCTCGGGCTACCTGAGAGAACATCTCGGCAGACTCATTCTACAGTCAATCTCATTCAACAGTAACAGGAGAAAGTATGGACCATTTGGTCGAGAGGTTGGGATACCATTCAGTGGTCCTTCAACTGGTGGCAAGATCGTGGGATTCTATGGAAGCTGCAATCGCCATCTCGAATCAATTGGAGCATATCTTGAACCAGTTTCTCACAGACATCATGTGAGAATTGTTGGACCTTTCGGAGGTAATGGTGGAGGCCCTTGGGATGAAGGAAGACATACCGGTTTAAGGCAAATCATTATCAGGTGTGGAACCGTGATGGATTCCATTAAATGCGTATACGATGACAATGGAACCTCTTCGGATGGATCGAAACATGGTGCAGGTCGCGGCCCGTATTCGCATACG ATTGAATTGGATTGTGCAAATGAGTATATAACTTCCATTTCCGGCTATCTTGGTCAATTGCGTGAAATGTATCTTGTTCACTCATTGACATTCCGAAGCAACAAAAGAGTGTATGGTCCATATGGTCAAGAGAAAGGCTCATACTTTTCATCCCCGCCAAATATCGGAAAGATAGTTGGATTGTATGGAAGATCTGACTCACATCTCGATTGCATTGGGGCATATTTTGCACCAGTTTTTGATCATCTGAACCCAGCCAACACTGTTGGACCATTTGGAGGTGGAAGTGGAGATCCCTGGGACGATGGAAAACATACAGATGTGCAAcaaatctttctttcttacgGAGTAATCATTGATGGCATATGTTGTGTTTACGACAAAGGCAAGAAATCAGCACACCATGGCGATAGAGGTGGATGTTCATATACG ATTGAGCTGGACTGCCCAAATGAATACTTGACATCAATCTCAGGATATACTGGAAACTTCCGAGGTAATACAGTCGTCAGATCGCTCACATTTCAGAGCAATAAAAAGACGCATGGGCCATTCGGCCACGGTGGAGGAACACCTTTTTCGTTCACAACTAGTACCGGGAAACTAGTTGGATTTTATGGACTAAGTGGCAGATACATTAATTCAATTGGAGCGCATGTTGATCACTTCTAA
- the LOC116210031 gene encoding thiamine pyrophosphokinase 1-like isoform X1, which translates to MEVVHHSSAFLLPSVAPDHRPSLNYALIVLNQRLPRFTPLLWQHAQLRLCADGGANRVFDEMPGLFPHEDAVAVRNRYKPDVIKGDMDSVRTDVVDFYIKLGTKVVDASHDQDTTDLHKCVSFICDFTPDLEKSKLCILVAGALGGRFDHEVGNINVLCRFKDTRIILISDDCLIHLLPKAQNHEIHVLSSVVGPHCGLIPIGMPSRSTTTTGLQWDLSDTEMKFGGLVSTSNIAKGETVTVHSDSDLLWTISIKKSQDSSP; encoded by the exons ATGGAAGTCGTCCACCACTCCTCCGCCTTCCTCCTCCCCTCGGTCGCCCCCGACCACCGTCCGTCCCTCAACTACGCCCTCATCGTCCTCAACCAGCGCCTCCCCCGCTTCACTCCCCTCCTCTGGCAGCACG CACAGCTGCGGCTCTGCGCTGATGGAGGCGCCAACCGGGTGTTTGACGAAATGCCCGGCTTGTTCCCTCACGAAGACGCTGTTGCCGTCCGAAACCG GTACAAACCAGATGTTATCAAAGGTGACATGGATTCTGTTAGAACAGATGTGGTGGATTTTTACATCAAACTG GGAACTAAAGTTGTAGATGCATCTCATGATCAGGACACCACTGATTTGCACAAATGTGTGTCCTTCATCTGTGATTTCACTCCCGACCTAGAAAAATCTAAG TTATGTATCTTAGTTGCGGGAGCACTAGGTGGACGATTTGACCATGAGGTTGGAAATATCAATGTTCTATGCCGCTTCAAGGATACAAGAATAATCCTTATATCTGATGATTGCCTGATACATCTGCTTCCAAAAGCCCAGAATCATGAGATCCATGTTTTGTCATCTGTTGTGGGTCCACACTGCGGACTTATTCCAATTGGGATGCCATCTAGAAGTACTACAACAACCGGTCTCCAGTGGGATCTCA GCGATACAGAGATGAAGTTTGGAGGGTTAGTTAGTACATCAAACATTGCAAAGGGGGAGACTGTCACTGTGCATTCTGATTCTGATCTGCTTTGGACCATATCGATCAAAAAGTCCCAAGACAGTTCGCCGTAA
- the LOC116210041 gene encoding protein LOW PSII ACCUMULATION 1, chloroplastic-like — translation MAVANLSLNHQVLCFRASYSRTEPWLPSAGATLFKFPKNARFSSAVTCSSSTSQPQEANTQTAESCVNTGLQLFSKGRVKEALNQFETALTLNPNSVEAQAALYNKACCHAYRGEGKKAADCLRLALREYNLKFGTILNDPDLASFRALPEFKELQEEARLGGEDIGYSFRRDLKLISEVQAPFRGVRRFFSVALSAAAGISLFFTVPRLIRAIQGGEGAPDLIETAQNVAINIGGIIVLVAIFLWDNKKEEEQLAQISRDETLSRLPLRLSTNRVVELVQLRDTVRPVILAGKKETIALAIQKAEKFRTELVRRGVLLIPVIWGEGREPQVEKKGFGASPMAATALPSIGEDFEKRAQSITAKSRLKAEVRLKAEVVSPAEWERWIRDQQKSEGVTPGEDVYIILRLDGRVRRSGKGMPDWQQIVKELPPMEALLSKLER, via the exons ATGGCTGTCGCTAACCTTTCACTGAACCACCAAGTCCTCTGCTTCAGAGCCTCATATTCAAGAACAGAGCCATGGCTTCCCAGCGCGGGAGCAACCCTCTTCAAGTTCCCGAAGAATGCCCGCTTCTCCTCCGCAGTCACTTGCTCTTCTTCCACTTCCCAGCCCCAAGAAGCCAACACCCAGACCGCGGAGTCTTGCGTCAACACGGGCCTCCAACTCTTCTCGAAAGGCCGG GTTAAAGAAGCTCTGAACCAGTTTGAAACGGCTCTCACATTGAATCCTAATTCCGTGGAGGCACAGGCGGCACTATATAACAAAGCTTGCTGCCATGCCTACAG AGGGGAAGGAAAGAAAGCAGCGGATTGCTTACGTTTAGCTCTAAGGGAGTACAACCTTAAGTTTGGCACTATTCTCAATGACCCAGACTTGGCATCCTTCAGAGCACTGCCTGAATTCAAGGAACTTCAGGAAGAG GCTAGATTAGGTGGAGAAGATATAGGCTACAGTTTCCGAAGAGATCTGAAGCTCATCAGTGAAGTCCAAGCACCATTCCGTGGGGTTCGAAGATTCTTTTCTGTTGCACTCTCTGCAGCTGCTGGGatttcattgtttttcactGTACCAAGGCTAATTCGCGCAATTCAAGGTGGAGAAGGTGCTCCCGACCTCATAGAAACTGCTCAAAATGTTGCCATAAACATCGGAG GTATAATTGTTCTTGTTGCGATATTTCTCTGGGACAACAAAAAGGAGGAAGAGCAGCTCGCACAAATATCCCGAGATGAGACTTTGTCGAGGTTGCCTCTGCGCCTCTCAACTAATCGAGTGGTTGAACTCGTGCAGCTCAGAGATACAGTTAGACCA GTTATTTTggcaggaaaaaaagaaacgatTGCCTTGGCAATTCAGAAAGCTGAAAAATTTCGAACTGAGCTCGTTAGACGAGGTGTTCTTCTAATTCCAGTTATATGGGGCGAAGGAAGAGAACCACAAGTCGAGAAAAAGGGCTTTGGTGCCTCTCCCATGGCAGCTACTGCTCTGCCTTCTATTGGG GAAGATTTCGAAAAACGGGCTCAATCCATAACTGCAAAATCAAGATTGAAAGCCGAAGTAAGACTTAAGGCGGAGGTTGTGTCACCGGCCGAATGGGAAAG GTGGATAAGAGATCAGCAAAAATCCGAAGGAGTGACTCCTGGTGAGGATGTTTACATTATACTGCGACTTGATGGCCGTGTACGGAGATCAGGCAAA GGCATGCCTGATTGGCAACAAATCGTGAAGGAGCTGCCGCCGATGGAAGCATTACTAAGCAAGCTCGAAAGGTAG